A genome region from Blautia coccoides includes the following:
- a CDS encoding carbohydrate kinase family protein produces the protein MNKNFDVIALGELLIDFTENGVSGQGNPIFEANPGGAPCNVLAMLNNLGKKTSFLGVVGKDQFGTSLRNTLNSLGIDTSHLYEDQEVHTTLAFVHTFEDGDRDFAFYRNPGADMMLSVDQIDEEYIRSAKAFHFGTLSMTHEGVRRATAKAIDIAREAGLLISFDPNLRPPLWSSMELAKEQITYGLSKCDLLKISEEELEFMTGTKDVKEGAHILLSQYPDLKLMNVTMGKEGSIAFHEGREVFHAPFLQENTIETTGAGDTFGACALNYVLEHGIEGLSEEQLYEMLEFSNGASSLITTKKGALRVMPKKEEVLSFIAGK, from the coding sequence ATGAACAAGAATTTTGATGTTATCGCCCTGGGCGAGCTTTTGATCGATTTTACAGAGAACGGAGTGAGCGGACAGGGAAACCCTATCTTTGAGGCAAATCCGGGCGGCGCCCCTTGTAATGTGCTGGCCATGCTGAACAACCTTGGGAAAAAGACGTCTTTTCTGGGTGTTGTGGGTAAGGACCAGTTTGGTACATCCCTGAGAAACACACTGAACAGTCTGGGGATTGACACCAGCCATCTGTATGAAGACCAGGAAGTCCATACAACGCTGGCCTTTGTCCATACCTTTGAGGATGGGGACAGGGACTTCGCGTTTTACAGAAATCCCGGTGCGGATATGATGCTGAGTGTAGACCAGATCGACGAAGAATACATAAGATCAGCAAAGGCATTCCATTTTGGCACCCTGTCCATGACCCACGAGGGTGTGCGCAGAGCAACTGCCAAAGCTATTGATATTGCAAGAGAAGCAGGGCTTCTGATCTCCTTTGACCCGAATCTGCGCCCGCCTCTGTGGAGCAGCATGGAACTGGCAAAAGAACAGATCACATATGGTCTGTCAAAATGTGATCTGCTGAAAATCTCTGAGGAAGAGCTGGAATTCATGACCGGCACAAAGGATGTGAAGGAAGGCGCCCATATACTGCTGTCCCAGTATCCTGATCTGAAGCTCATGAACGTGACCATGGGAAAAGAGGGAAGCATTGCCTTCCACGAGGGCAGAGAAGTGTTCCATGCGCCGTTCTTACAGGAAAATACCATCGAGACTACAGGAGCAGGTGATACCTTTGGCGCATGTGCGCTGAATTATGTGCTGGAGCACGGAATTGAAGGCCTTTCAGAGGAACAGCTCTATGAAATGCTGGAATTCTCCAACGGTGCCTCCTCTCTTATTACTACAAAGAAGGGCGCACTCCGTGTTATGCCCAAAAAAGAAGAAGTATTATCATTTATCGCCGGAAAATAG
- the dltA gene encoding D-alanine--poly(phosphoribitol) ligase subunit DltA, protein MNILNQISEYASICPERTAICCDGLSVTYGELELYSGRLARYLGQQCGQDHSPIAVYGHKHPLMLVSFLACVKSGRAYCPIDTSVPDSRVEMILDALDSPILLTLSPLHGDCKNKRPLSLQEIDRIIHTDFPSMDIRMEETRPEPILGEDIFYIIFTSGSTGTPKGVTITEQNLSNFLDWSITLGTPTNAKKGKVFLNQAPFSFDLSVLDLYTCLAVGGTLWCLTNDVQKDYRKLLDSLKRSGASIMVSTPSFADMCLSDPGFTQTSLPELGLFLFCGETLTNRTAVKLMERFPSARIMNTYGPTESTVAVTQVEITPKLAACTSPLPVGRPKPGTALQICSPSGSILPEGEKGEIIILGDTVSPGYYQNPSQTQKHFFTYTEEKTAVQGYRTGDKGYMKDGMLYYCGRIDLQIKLHGYRIELEDIENNLIRLPQIEKAAVLPNMRDGRIKSISAYLVCPGMTAPERTYAESLKEKLRAFLPEYMIPKKLIFMDRLPMTGNGKVDRKALGSTVL, encoded by the coding sequence ATGAATATATTAAACCAAATATCCGAGTATGCCTCCATCTGCCCGGAAAGAACAGCCATCTGCTGTGACGGCCTGTCTGTTACTTACGGGGAGCTGGAGTTATATTCCGGGCGTCTGGCCCGTTATCTTGGGCAGCAGTGCGGGCAGGACCACTCCCCCATAGCTGTATACGGTCATAAGCACCCCCTGATGCTTGTATCTTTTCTGGCATGTGTCAAATCAGGCAGGGCATACTGCCCCATTGACACCTCTGTGCCGGATTCCCGGGTGGAAATGATCTTAGACGCCCTTGACTCACCAATCCTTTTGACCCTCTCTCCTCTGCACGGAGACTGTAAAAATAAACGTCCCCTTTCCCTCCAGGAAATTGACAGGATCATACATACCGATTTTCCCTCTATGGACATCCGCATGGAAGAAACCAGGCCAGAGCCTATTTTAGGGGAGGATATTTTTTACATCATATTTACTTCGGGAAGCACCGGCACCCCAAAAGGAGTCACGATCACGGAACAAAATCTGAGCAATTTCCTGGATTGGTCCATTACTCTGGGGACACCCACCAACGCCAAAAAGGGGAAGGTATTTCTGAATCAGGCTCCTTTTTCTTTTGATCTGTCCGTCCTGGATCTGTATACATGTCTGGCTGTGGGCGGAACGCTTTGGTGCCTGACAAATGATGTGCAGAAGGATTACCGGAAACTGCTGGATTCCCTGAAAAGATCCGGGGCCTCCATTATGGTTTCCACACCGTCCTTTGCAGACATGTGCCTGTCAGACCCCGGATTTACACAGACGTCCCTGCCGGAACTGGGCCTGTTCCTGTTCTGCGGAGAAACCCTGACAAACCGGACAGCCGTTAAGCTTATGGAGCGTTTTCCCTCTGCCAGGATCATGAACACCTATGGTCCCACCGAATCCACAGTGGCTGTCACCCAGGTAGAGATAACGCCTAAACTGGCTGCCTGTACTTCCCCTCTGCCTGTAGGCAGGCCAAAGCCTGGCACTGCGTTGCAGATCTGCAGTCCTTCGGGCAGCATACTCCCCGAAGGCGAAAAGGGTGAGATCATTATCCTGGGGGACACGGTAAGTCCCGGTTACTATCAGAACCCTTCACAGACACAAAAGCATTTTTTCACATATACAGAGGAGAAAACTGCGGTACAGGGCTACCGCACAGGTGATAAAGGGTATATGAAAGACGGGATGCTCTATTACTGCGGACGCATAGATCTGCAGATTAAGCTGCACGGATACAGAATTGAGCTGGAGGATATTGAAAATAATCTTATCCGCCTTCCACAGATAGAAAAAGCAGCGGTACTCCCCAATATGAGAGACGGGCGTATCAAAAGCATCAGTGCCTATCTGGTCTGCCCCGGCATGACGGCGCCGGAACGCACTTACGCGGAATCCCTAAAAGAGAAACTGCGCGCATTCCTTCCGGAATACATGATACCTAAAAAACTCATATTCATGGACAGACTTCCCATGACCGGAAATGGCAAGGTTGACAGAAAAGCCCTGGGGAGCACAGTTCTTTGA
- the dltB gene encoding D-alanyl-lipoteichoic acid biosynthesis protein DltB, producing MSFYEGLSFFICLFLFLIPAVILGIMEKRMGHYTLAVSLVFIVLVFGHSPRQFLYLLLFYGWSYLVVRGYAAVRGKYGRNEKQYYLFLAAMLLPLILCKLSPLFHMNIFGFTGISYMSFRSIQMVIEIYDGIIEEVPLLEFSGFLLFFPSISSGPIDRSRRFHDDWERIIPRANYLEMLAEGIFKLLLGLVYKLALGTQLYTLLTICEQSMGQRGAPWYFAAGYAWLYGFYLFFDFAGYSLMAVGTAYILGVRLPDNFRAPFRSLDIKEFWDRWHITLSHWFRDFLFTRFIMKCTKKKWFSSRLNRACAGFIVNMGVMGLWHGVTPSYILYGLYHGILLSVTEVYQKKSAFYKKHKNQKLYKAASWLLTINLVILGFFIFSGKFLELLAA from the coding sequence TTGAGTTTTTATGAAGGGCTTTCCTTTTTTATCTGTCTCTTTCTCTTCCTGATCCCCGCCGTCATTCTGGGCATCATGGAAAAAAGAATGGGGCATTATACCCTGGCAGTCTCCCTGGTCTTCATTGTCCTGGTCTTCGGCCACAGCCCCCGGCAGTTCCTCTATCTCCTCTTATTTTACGGATGGTCCTACCTGGTTGTGCGGGGATACGCTGCTGTCCGGGGCAAATACGGAAGAAACGAAAAACAGTATTACCTGTTCCTGGCTGCCATGCTGCTGCCTCTTATATTATGTAAATTATCGCCCTTATTTCACATGAACATTTTTGGATTTACCGGCATTTCCTATATGAGTTTCCGCAGCATTCAGATGGTCATAGAGATTTACGACGGGATCATTGAAGAGGTTCCCCTTCTGGAATTTTCGGGATTTCTTCTTTTCTTTCCCTCCATCAGCTCCGGGCCTATTGACAGAAGCCGCCGCTTTCATGATGACTGGGAGCGCATCATACCAAGAGCCAATTACCTGGAAATGCTGGCAGAAGGAATTTTCAAACTTCTTCTGGGCCTGGTCTACAAGCTGGCGTTGGGCACCCAGCTCTACACACTGCTCACCATATGTGAACAGTCCATGGGCCAGCGCGGTGCCCCCTGGTACTTTGCCGCCGGATATGCCTGGCTGTACGGCTTCTATTTGTTCTTTGATTTTGCAGGATATTCCCTTATGGCTGTGGGAACCGCTTATATCCTGGGTGTAAGACTTCCCGACAACTTCCGTGCTCCATTCAGAAGTCTGGACATAAAAGAGTTCTGGGACCGCTGGCACATAACCCTGTCCCACTGGTTCCGTGATTTCCTCTTCACCCGTTTCATTATGAAATGTACAAAGAAGAAATGGTTTTCCAGCCGCCTGAACAGGGCCTGCGCCGGATTCATTGTGAATATGGGTGTTATGGGTCTATGGCACGGTGTCACCCCTTCCTACATACTCTACGGACTCTATCACGGCATCCTGCTTTCAGTCACAGAGGTATACCAGAAAAAATCAGCCTTCTACAAAAAACACAAAAACCAGAAACTATACAAGGCGGCCTCCTGGCTGCTTACCATAAACCTGGTGATATTGGGCTTCTTTATCTTCTCCGGAAAATTCCTGGAGCTGTTAGCTGCCTGA
- the dltC gene encoding D-alanine--poly(phosphoribitol) ligase subunit DltC has product MEEKILDLLADICEDDIVKEDIKTELFQSGLLDSLGFAEFLAGLEEECGIVIAPSEVTREEMDTPEKILTLVRSKV; this is encoded by the coding sequence ATGGAAGAAAAAATTTTAGATTTATTAGCAGATATCTGTGAAGATGACATTGTGAAAGAGGATATAAAGACCGAACTTTTCCAGTCCGGACTTCTGGACTCCCTGGGATTTGCCGAGTTCCTGGCCGGCCTTGAGGAAGAGTGCGGGATTGTCATTGCGCCCTCAGAAGTCACCAGAGAAGAAATGGACACACCTGAAAAAATCCTGACCCTTGTAAGGTCTAAAGTCTGA
- the dltD gene encoding D-alanyl-lipoteichoic acid biosynthesis protein DltD yields the protein MKRLTAFFTAFVLFLVTAAGIHLSVRDKKIPDSHAFSTWANETKTRSRETIKQNLNSDSLLVFGSSEFMHGQDTPYHPSAMFADSDFEPMLIGAGYYQSLSHAIALSAVGEGQKKAVLFLSPQWFRKPGVLPQAFASRFSENDYMGMLQNENLSKETKQYIIDRTHALLKDDPKTRNRLSRYERVWDTKTATTEDTLLANAWQGFLNEKERITVPLLFDLTAKKTNRTAGNISINWTKWLAKAEKDGSRYQENQFYIDEKNYKKLKPRLSKKKDSNKKAIHGYGSSPEYDDLRCFLDVCRDMDIKPLLVILPVNGYYYDYTGFPQTARETYYSNIRNLADAYNAQLADFSADEYTKYFFEDQVHIGRKGWVLINESLYNFYKEP from the coding sequence ATGAAAAGACTGACTGCATTTTTCACGGCTTTTGTATTGTTCCTTGTCACTGCCGCAGGTATTCATCTGTCTGTACGTGACAAGAAAATCCCGGACTCCCACGCGTTTTCCACCTGGGCCAACGAGACAAAAACACGTTCCCGTGAAACCATAAAACAAAACCTGAATTCGGACAGCCTTCTGGTATTTGGCTCCTCTGAATTCATGCACGGCCAGGACACGCCTTATCATCCATCCGCTATGTTCGCGGACAGCGATTTTGAGCCTATGCTCATTGGTGCCGGCTATTACCAGTCCCTGAGCCATGCCATCGCTCTTAGCGCTGTAGGAGAGGGCCAGAAAAAAGCCGTTCTTTTCCTCTCACCCCAGTGGTTCAGGAAACCCGGTGTCCTGCCACAGGCCTTTGCATCCCGTTTCTCAGAAAATGACTATATGGGCATGCTGCAGAACGAAAACCTTTCAAAAGAGACAAAGCAATACATCATAGACCGCACACACGCTCTCCTGAAAGACGACCCCAAAACCCGGAATCGTTTAAGCAGATATGAGCGCGTATGGGATACCAAAACCGCCACCACAGAGGATACCCTCCTTGCCAACGCATGGCAGGGCTTTCTGAACGAAAAAGAAAGAATAACCGTACCTCTTCTCTTTGACCTCACAGCAAAAAAGACAAACCGTACTGCCGGCAATATATCCATAAACTGGACCAAGTGGTTAGCCAAAGCTGAAAAAGACGGTTCCCGTTATCAGGAAAACCAATTCTATATAGATGAGAAAAACTATAAAAAACTCAAGCCACGCCTTTCCAAAAAGAAAGACAGCAATAAAAAAGCCATCCACGGCTACGGTTCCTCACCAGAGTATGATGATCTCCGCTGTTTCCTGGACGTATGCCGGGATATGGACATCAAGCCTCTACTGGTCATCCTGCCTGTGAACGGCTACTACTACGACTACACCGGATTCCCTCAGACTGCCAGAGAAACCTACTACTCCAACATCCGAAACCTGGCTGACGCCTATAATGCCCAGCTTGCCGATTTCTCTGCCGACGAATATACAAAATACTTCTTTGAAGACCAAGTCCACATTGGACGGAAAGGATGGGTGCTGATCAATGAAAGTCTTTACAACTTTTATAAAGAACCTTAA
- a CDS encoding response regulator, whose product MNKPLILIVEDDKAVRNLMGTTLDIQEYRYHMAKNGAQALMEAVSQRPDVIILDLGLPDMDGVELIKKIRSWSNVPIIVVSARSEDADKVNALDAGADDYLTKPFSVEELLARLRASLRRAMYQSSGGVEDNAVFVNGDLKIDYASGCVFIRDQEIHLTPIEYKLLCLLAKNVGRVLTHNFILNEVWGNVMQSDVPSLRVFMATLRKKIEEEPSEPKYIQTHIGIGYRMIKRE is encoded by the coding sequence ATGAATAAACCATTGATACTTATCGTGGAGGATGACAAAGCCGTCAGAAATCTGATGGGGACCACACTGGATATACAGGAATACCGATACCATATGGCTAAGAATGGGGCGCAGGCTTTGATGGAAGCTGTTTCCCAGAGACCGGATGTGATCATATTGGATTTGGGGCTGCCGGATATGGACGGTGTGGAGCTGATAAAAAAGATAAGATCCTGGTCAAATGTACCTATTATAGTGGTAAGTGCCAGAAGCGAGGATGCGGATAAGGTGAATGCGCTGGATGCAGGCGCAGATGATTATCTGACAAAGCCTTTCAGTGTGGAGGAACTGCTGGCAAGGCTGCGTGCCAGCCTTCGCAGGGCCATGTATCAGAGCAGCGGAGGTGTGGAGGATAACGCGGTCTTCGTAAATGGTGATCTGAAAATTGACTATGCCTCCGGGTGTGTATTTATCAGGGATCAGGAGATCCATCTGACGCCTATTGAGTATAAACTGCTGTGCCTTCTGGCGAAAAACGTGGGGAGGGTTCTGACCCATAATTTCATATTAAATGAGGTTTGGGGAAATGTGATGCAGAGTGATGTGCCTTCCCTGCGTGTGTTTATGGCCACACTCAGGAAGAAGATCGAGGAAGAGCCTTCAGAGCCTAAGTATATCCAGACCCATATCGGTATCGGGTATCGGATGATCAAGAGGGAGTAA
- a CDS encoding sensor histidine kinase yields MDKSGRLKIFFSYAEGTGKTGQMLRDAGERKKDGCDVVIGCVPLEVDMGEELEKLTPVFHNYQGVLSPEFDLDSAIRRRPQLLVIDRLAHGNAPGSRHRKRYQDIEELLRAGIDVYTTLNVQQIESLSDVISSLTGRQAGERVPDKVFDQADQVEFVDAEPEKVRERLGNQTPGTGVLTALREMALRRMADRINKIAEKGETVQETSYPGEHILTGISASPSNGRVIRTAARMADAFHGAFTALYVQTSHEKNMPDAEKKILKENMELAEKLGARVITMYGDDVVQQIAEYARMAGVSKIVLGRTKGIGGIPFSRVSFADRLTALGSNPDIYIIPSMEENTGTAGFRIRHNKTGFTFKDTLKTAGVLLASTGIGGWMYSLGISEVNVIMLYILGVVITAMWTESKAYSLVSSFISVFTFNFFFTLPRYSFKAYGPEYPVTFIIMFLVAFLISTLTTRVKEQAHQAAEKAYRTEILLETSQKLQKARDVSQITSEIMVQMEKMLGRTVIFYIPDEKGNLVPRMKSREKDAEQYINEKEQEVVSWVYQNNKHAGATTDTLPGAKCLYLAVRGRKEALAVAGIVMGADELTAFERSLLLAMLNECALALEKQKLDEEKKEVEMNARQERLRANLLRAISHDLRTPLTGISGNASVLLNGGAQMEEAQRHKIYGDIYDDAIWLINLVENLLSVTRIENGAMNLKRQTELLDDVLNEALHHLDRKSGEHRITVKQEDEFLMAKMDTRLIVQVFINIIDNAIKYTPSGSEIKVHVFQKEGFVWTEISDNGNGVADEDKEKLFQMFYTAENQKGDGRRGLGLGLALCKSIINAHGGEIGVRDNVPRGSIFYFSLPAEEVVIHE; encoded by the coding sequence ATGGATAAAAGCGGCAGACTTAAAATATTTTTCAGCTATGCTGAAGGTACGGGAAAGACAGGGCAGATGCTGCGGGATGCCGGAGAAAGAAAAAAAGATGGCTGTGATGTGGTGATAGGCTGCGTTCCCCTGGAAGTGGATATGGGGGAAGAACTGGAAAAGCTTACACCCGTTTTTCATAATTATCAGGGTGTTCTCTCCCCTGAATTTGATCTGGACAGCGCTATCAGAAGAAGACCCCAGCTCTTAGTGATTGACAGGCTGGCTCACGGAAACGCGCCCGGGTCCAGGCACAGAAAGCGTTATCAGGATATAGAGGAGCTTCTCCGTGCCGGAATTGATGTATATACAACGCTGAATGTGCAGCAGATAGAAAGTCTGTCAGATGTAATTTCCTCTCTGACAGGCCGGCAGGCAGGGGAGCGTGTTCCGGATAAGGTGTTCGACCAGGCGGATCAGGTGGAATTCGTGGATGCGGAGCCGGAAAAGGTGCGGGAACGTCTGGGGAATCAAACTCCGGGGACAGGGGTTCTCACAGCCCTGAGGGAGATGGCACTCAGAAGAATGGCTGACCGGATCAACAAGATTGCCGAGAAGGGGGAAACCGTACAGGAAACCTCCTATCCCGGGGAACATATCCTGACCGGCATCTCCGCGTCACCCTCTAACGGCAGAGTCATAAGGACAGCGGCGCGTATGGCAGATGCATTTCACGGCGCGTTTACCGCTCTGTATGTGCAGACCTCCCATGAAAAAAACATGCCGGATGCTGAGAAAAAGATTTTAAAGGAAAACATGGAGCTTGCGGAAAAACTGGGAGCCAGAGTTATCACCATGTATGGGGATGACGTGGTTCAGCAGATCGCAGAGTATGCCAGAATGGCAGGGGTATCAAAAATTGTACTGGGCAGGACAAAAGGAATCGGGGGAATTCCTTTTTCGAGAGTCAGCTTTGCCGACAGGCTCACAGCCCTTGGCTCCAATCCAGATATTTATATCATTCCGTCTATGGAGGAAAATACAGGGACAGCGGGATTCCGAATCAGACACAACAAGACCGGATTTACATTTAAAGACACTCTTAAAACAGCAGGTGTACTGCTGGCTTCAACAGGGATCGGTGGCTGGATGTACAGTCTGGGGATTTCAGAGGTCAATGTTATCATGCTGTATATTCTGGGGGTTGTTATTACGGCCATGTGGACAGAGAGCAAGGCATACAGTCTGGTAAGCTCCTTTATCAGTGTGTTTACCTTCAATTTCTTCTTCACGCTTCCCAGGTATTCCTTTAAGGCTTACGGCCCGGAATACCCGGTTACATTTATTATTATGTTTCTGGTGGCATTTTTGATCTCCACCCTGACCACCAGGGTGAAAGAACAGGCGCATCAGGCGGCGGAAAAGGCGTACCGAACAGAAATCCTTCTGGAGACCAGCCAGAAACTCCAGAAAGCCAGGGATGTTTCTCAGATCACTTCAGAGATAATGGTACAGATGGAAAAAATGTTGGGCCGCACCGTTATCTTCTATATACCCGATGAAAAGGGGAACCTGGTTCCCAGGATGAAAAGCCGGGAGAAAGATGCAGAGCAGTATATCAATGAGAAGGAACAGGAAGTGGTATCCTGGGTATATCAGAATAATAAACACGCCGGTGCCACAACCGATACGCTGCCCGGGGCAAAATGTCTGTATCTGGCTGTCAGAGGCAGAAAAGAGGCGCTGGCAGTGGCCGGCATTGTCATGGGAGCCGATGAACTTACCGCCTTTGAGAGAAGTCTGCTTCTGGCCATGCTGAATGAATGTGCCCTGGCACTTGAAAAGCAGAAACTGGACGAGGAGAAAAAAGAGGTGGAGATGAATGCCAGACAGGAGCGGCTGAGAGCCAACCTTCTGCGCGCCATATCCCATGATCTGCGCACTCCGCTGACCGGCATTTCAGGAAATGCCAGTGTGCTGTTAAATGGCGGAGCACAGATGGAGGAGGCCCAGAGACACAAAATTTACGGGGATATTTATGATGATGCGATCTGGCTGATCAACCTGGTAGAGAATCTGCTCTCTGTCACAAGGATAGAGAACGGTGCCATGAACCTGAAACGGCAGACAGAGCTTTTGGATGATGTGCTGAACGAAGCGCTGCACCATCTGGACAGGAAGAGCGGAGAACACAGGATCACGGTGAAGCAGGAGGATGAATTTCTCATGGCAAAGATGGATACCAGGCTGATCGTACAGGTATTTATCAATATCATAGATAATGCAATCAAATATACACCGTCCGGTTCAGAGATCAAAGTCCATGTATTTCAGAAGGAAGGATTTGTATGGACGGAAATCTCCGACAACGGAAACGGTGTGGCGGATGAGGATAAAGAGAAGCTGTTTCAGATGTTCTATACAGCGGAGAACCAGAAAGGGGACGGCAGGCGCGGCCTTGGCCTTGGCCTTGCCCTCTGTAAGTCTATTATAAATGCACACGGCGGTGAGATCGGGGTAAGGGATAATGTTCCCCGGGGAAGTATTTTCTATTTCTCATTGCCGGCAGAGGAGGTAGTGATACATGAATAA
- a CDS encoding potassium channel family protein: MKSVLVVGLGRFGRHMAAKLIEEGNEVLAVDINEDRVNDALDLVTNAQIGDTTNEHFIASLGVGNFDLCVVAIGDNFQSSLETTALLKDYGAPFVLSRANRDVHAKFLLRNGADKVVYPEREMAERLAVKFGTDNIFDYIELTPDYSIYEIPVPAPWVGKSIVEKGVRNKYHISILAVKEQEEIYPLPRPEYIFRGSETLIIMGHYKDVRALAKAR, from the coding sequence ATGAAATCGGTTCTTGTTGTGGGCCTGGGCCGCTTTGGCCGCCATATGGCCGCAAAATTAATAGAAGAGGGAAATGAAGTCCTTGCGGTTGATATAAATGAGGACCGTGTCAATGACGCCCTTGATCTGGTGACAAATGCACAGATCGGGGATACCACCAATGAGCATTTTATTGCCTCACTGGGAGTGGGGAATTTTGATCTGTGTGTGGTTGCCATCGGAGATAATTTCCAAAGCTCCCTTGAGACCACAGCACTTCTCAAAGACTATGGGGCACCTTTTGTCCTGTCAAGAGCGAACAGGGATGTACACGCGAAATTCCTTCTCAGAAATGGAGCGGACAAGGTAGTCTATCCAGAGCGGGAGATGGCAGAGCGTCTGGCTGTTAAATTCGGCACAGACAATATTTTTGATTACATTGAACTCACCCCGGATTATTCTATCTATGAAATTCCGGTGCCGGCCCCATGGGTTGGCAAATCCATTGTGGAAAAAGGTGTGCGGAATAAGTATCATATCAGTATCCTAGCTGTCAAGGAGCAGGAGGAGATCTATCCCCTGCCACGTCCGGAGTATATCTTCCGGGGCAGCGAGACACTGATCATTATGGGACACTACAAAGATGTAAGAGCGCTGGCAAAGGCGAGATAG